A single Streptomyces mirabilis DNA region contains:
- a CDS encoding dolichyl-phosphate-mannose--protein mannosyltransferase, whose translation MTSTASSTDTRQGQAAEERRPSWQQRLRRFGYTAPPRSDVRDRLVPPYAEPSPRIWAAFGLRHEVAERITRWSGWGGPLLVTLMAGLMRFWNLGSPKAVIFDETYYAKDAWALIHRGYEVNWDKNANDLILQNNGHVGIPSDAAYVVHPPVGKYVIGLGEWMFGFNPFGWRFMTALLGTLSVLLLCRIGRRMFRSTFLGCLAGTLMAVDGLHFVMSRTSLLDGVLMFFVLAAFGCLIVDRDRSRARLAAALPADADGLVRPDAHIAETTRLGRRPWRWTAGLMLGLALGTKWSGLYVLFAFCLMAVLWDVGARRVAGARHPYLSALKHDTGITFLATVPVAIATYFISWTGWILSPTNGKGGYFRNWAATDGKGGSWTFLPDWLRSLWHYEHEVYEFHVGLSSPHTYQSNPWSWIVLGRPVSYFYESPLPGKDGCPADAGGKCAREVLALGTPLLWWAACFAIVYVLWRWAFRRDWRAGAIACGIAAGYLPWFMYQERTIFFFYAIIFVPFLCLAVAMMIGAILGPPGSTERRRVIGAASAGVLVLLIAWNFIYFWPLYTGTAIPIDQWRSRMWLDTWV comes from the coding sequence GTGACCAGTACCGCGTCCTCCACGGACACCCGGCAGGGCCAGGCAGCCGAAGAGCGGCGGCCGTCGTGGCAGCAGCGGCTGCGCCGCTTCGGATATACCGCGCCTCCAAGAAGCGATGTGCGTGATCGGCTCGTGCCGCCGTACGCCGAGCCCAGTCCCCGGATCTGGGCTGCGTTCGGGCTGCGCCACGAGGTCGCGGAACGCATCACGCGCTGGTCGGGCTGGGGCGGCCCGCTGCTCGTGACCCTGATGGCGGGGCTGATGCGGTTCTGGAACCTGGGCAGCCCGAAGGCGGTGATATTCGACGAGACGTACTACGCCAAGGACGCCTGGGCGCTGATCCACCGCGGGTACGAGGTCAACTGGGACAAGAACGCCAATGACCTGATCCTGCAGAACAACGGACACGTCGGCATCCCCTCCGACGCCGCCTATGTGGTGCACCCCCCGGTCGGCAAGTACGTCATCGGGCTCGGCGAATGGATGTTCGGCTTCAATCCGTTCGGCTGGCGTTTCATGACGGCGCTGCTCGGCACGCTGTCGGTGCTGCTGCTGTGCCGGATCGGGCGCCGGATGTTCCGCTCGACGTTCCTGGGCTGTCTGGCGGGCACGCTGATGGCGGTGGACGGGCTGCACTTCGTGATGAGCCGCACCTCGCTGCTCGACGGTGTGCTGATGTTCTTCGTGCTGGCGGCCTTCGGCTGTCTGATCGTGGACCGCGACCGGTCACGCGCCCGACTGGCGGCAGCCCTGCCCGCGGACGCGGACGGTCTCGTACGCCCCGACGCGCACATCGCCGAGACCACCCGCCTCGGCCGGCGCCCCTGGCGCTGGACGGCCGGTCTGATGCTGGGCCTGGCCCTCGGCACCAAGTGGAGCGGCCTGTACGTCCTCTTCGCGTTCTGCCTGATGGCGGTCCTGTGGGACGTCGGCGCGCGTCGGGTCGCGGGCGCCCGCCACCCGTACCTGTCGGCCCTCAAGCACGACACGGGCATCACGTTCCTCGCGACGGTCCCGGTGGCGATCGCCACGTACTTCATCTCCTGGACCGGCTGGATCCTCTCCCCCACCAACGGCAAGGGCGGCTACTTCCGCAACTGGGCCGCGACCGACGGCAAGGGCGGCAGCTGGACCTTCCTGCCCGACTGGCTGCGCAGCCTGTGGCACTACGAGCACGAGGTGTACGAGTTCCACGTCGGCCTCTCGTCCCCGCACACCTACCAGTCGAACCCGTGGAGCTGGATCGTCCTGGGCCGCCCGGTGTCTTACTTCTACGAGTCCCCGCTGCCCGGCAAGGACGGCTGCCCGGCGGACGCGGGCGGCAAGTGCGCCCGCGAGGTCCTGGCCCTGGGCACGCCCCTCCTCTGGTGGGCCGCCTGCTTCGCGATCGTCTACGTCCTGTGGCGCTGGGCGTTCCGCCGCGACTGGCGGGCGGGCGCGATCGCCTGCGGCATCGCGGCCGGCTACCTCCCCTGGTTCATGTACCAGGAGCGCACGATCTTCTTCTTCTACGCCATCATCTTCGTCCCGTTCCTGTGCCTGGCGGTCGCCATGATGATCGGCGCGATCCTCGGCCCACCCGGCTCCACGGAACGCCGCCGCGTCATCGGCGCGGCGAGCGCGGGCGTCCTGGTCCTCCTGATCGCCTGGAACTTCATCTACTTCTGGCCCCTGTACACGGGCACCGCGATCCCCATAGACCAGTGGCGGTCACGGATGTGGCTGGACACCTGGGTCTAG
- a CDS encoding META domain-containing protein — MRMYRTGAFLGALLVALLTVTACSPRAGSGGKAPDRPTPWTMPTGPGGYGGRLLGARWRVDWVTVDGRNIDAPPDAGAWVEFGYDNTAVGDYGCTPFKSSATVTATTLTVGTDTSGATPDDACPAKERAFEQRMRKIFTGGPLAVAERVDEFSMTLKNQRGDYVALQMLWPQGLFGAAWQIEYLDVADTPVDMTAGKEVYFVFHRDGTVTGKGGCNGFKGRAAFAGEHVTLYPLTRTTHRTCSRKIMSQEDGLLDQDPRTFSVVASRDITFVDRTPGLDGLAYNFIRVR; from the coding sequence ATGCGCATGTACCGGACCGGCGCCTTTCTCGGCGCACTGCTCGTCGCTCTGCTCACCGTCACCGCGTGCTCGCCCCGGGCGGGGAGCGGGGGGAAGGCCCCGGACCGGCCCACGCCGTGGACCATGCCGACGGGGCCGGGCGGTTACGGCGGGCGGCTCCTGGGCGCACGCTGGCGGGTCGACTGGGTCACGGTCGACGGGCGCAACATCGACGCACCGCCGGACGCCGGCGCGTGGGTCGAGTTCGGCTACGACAACACGGCCGTGGGCGACTACGGATGCACGCCGTTCAAGTCGTCGGCCACGGTCACCGCCACGACGCTCACCGTCGGTACGGACACGTCGGGGGCGACGCCGGACGACGCGTGTCCGGCGAAGGAGCGCGCCTTCGAGCAGCGGATGCGGAAGATCTTCACCGGCGGCCCCCTGGCGGTGGCCGAGCGGGTCGACGAATTCTCGATGACCCTGAAGAACCAGAGGGGCGACTATGTCGCGCTGCAAATGCTGTGGCCTCAGGGGCTCTTCGGAGCGGCGTGGCAAATCGAATATCTGGACGTCGCCGACACCCCCGTCGACATGACGGCCGGCAAAGAGGTCTACTTCGTCTTCCACCGGGACGGCACGGTCACCGGAAAGGGAGGCTGCAACGGCTTCAAGGGCCGGGCCGCCTTCGCAGGCGAGCACGTCACGCTGTACCCGCTCACCCGCACCACGCACCGGACCTGCTCACGGAAGATCATGTCCCAGGAGGACGGCCTGCTCGACCAGGACCCGCGCACGTTCTCGGTCGTTGCCTCGCGCGACATTACCTTCGTAGACCGCACCCCCGGCCTCGACGGCCTCGCCTACAACTTCATCCGGGTGAGGTGA